One Ignavibacterium sp. DNA segment encodes these proteins:
- the gdhA gene encoding NADP-specific glutamate dehydrogenase, with amino-acid sequence MSDYTNKLLAEVKAKNPAEPEFHQAVEEIMGSLELVLQRHPEYRSMKILERMVEPERTIIFRVPWVDDQGEVHVNRGYRIEMNSAIGPYKGGIRFHPSVTLGILKFLAFEQVFKNSLTTLPMGGGKGGSDFNPKGRSDNEIMRFCQSFMNELFRHIGPDTDVPAGDIGVGAREIGYMFGQYKRIKNEFTGVLTGKGINWGGSLVRPEATGFGVVYFAQEMLKTKKQTFDGKTVVVSGFGNVAWGAVRKVTELGGKVVTLSGPDGYIYDPDGVKGEKIDYMLKLRSSNKDIVEDYAKEFKVKFVPGKRPWEVKCDVALPCATQNELNEENAKDLVKNGCMCVCEGANMPTTIEGFKVFTDAKILYSPGKASNAGGVATSGLEMTQNSMRLPWSSEEVDKRLHEIMVRIHDTCINTAEKYGTPGSYVNGANIAGFLKVANAMLDQGVV; translated from the coding sequence ATGTCAGATTACACAAATAAACTATTAGCAGAAGTAAAAGCTAAAAATCCTGCCGAACCAGAATTTCATCAGGCAGTTGAAGAAATAATGGGATCACTCGAGTTGGTATTACAACGTCATCCCGAATACCGTTCAATGAAAATATTAGAGCGAATGGTTGAACCTGAAAGAACAATTATTTTCCGTGTTCCTTGGGTAGATGATCAGGGAGAAGTTCACGTTAACCGTGGTTATAGGATCGAAATGAATTCGGCAATCGGACCCTACAAAGGCGGGATTAGATTTCACCCCTCAGTAACGCTCGGTATTTTAAAATTCTTGGCATTCGAACAAGTATTTAAAAACTCACTAACAACACTTCCAATGGGCGGCGGTAAAGGCGGTTCAGATTTTAATCCAAAGGGAAGATCAGATAATGAAATAATGAGATTCTGTCAGAGTTTTATGAACGAGTTGTTCAGACATATTGGTCCTGATACTGACGTTCCTGCCGGTGATATTGGTGTTGGTGCACGCGAGATTGGATATATGTTTGGACAATATAAAAGAATTAAAAACGAGTTTACCGGTGTACTAACCGGTAAAGGAATTAATTGGGGCGGATCACTTGTAAGACCAGAAGCAACCGGATTTGGCGTGGTTTACTTTGCTCAGGAAATGTTAAAAACCAAGAAACAAACTTTTGATGGTAAAACCGTAGTAGTATCTGGATTTGGTAATGTTGCCTGGGGAGCTGTAAGAAAAGTTACAGAGCTTGGAGGTAAAGTTGTTACACTTTCAGGTCCCGATGGTTATATTTATGATCCTGATGGAGTTAAGGGTGAAAAGATTGATTATATGTTAAAACTGCGCTCAAGCAACAAAGATATTGTTGAAGATTACGCAAAAGAATTTAAAGTAAAATTTGTCCCTGGTAAGAGACCCTGGGAAGTTAAATGTGATGTTGCTTTACCATGTGCAACACAAAATGAATTGAACGAAGAAAATGCAAAAGACCTTGTAAAGAATGGATGTATGTGTGTTTGCGAGGGTGCAAATATGCCTACAACTATCGAAGGATTTAAAGTGTTTACAGATGCAAAAATTCTTTATTCACCAGGTAAAGCTTCTAATGCCGGTGGTGTTGCAACATCTGGATTGGAAATGACTCAAAACTCTATGAGATTACCATGGAGCAGCGAAGAAGTTGATAAACGCTTACACGAAATTATGGTACGTATCCATGATACTTGTATTAATACAGCGGAAAAATATGGAACTCCCGGAAGCTATGTTAACGGTGCAAATATCGCTGGTTTCCTTAAAGTTGCAAATGCTATGCTGGATCAGGGAGTTGTATAG
- a CDS encoding transposase: MSETKRERKHYSPDQKVLILRELLENNLPISQLAEKYQVHPNDIYNWKKKLFEYAKDIFQSKSVNQKQTSLEQKKIEKLQSKLRDREEAIAFLLKENIEIKKSIDGEI, translated from the coding sequence ATGTCCGAAACAAAAAGAGAAAGAAAACATTACTCCCCGGATCAGAAAGTTCTTATCCTTAGAGAACTTCTTGAAAACAATCTTCCCATCAGCCAGCTTGCTGAAAAGTACCAGGTTCACCCTAACGACATCTATAACTGGAAGAAAAAACTCTTTGAATATGCTAAAGATATTTTTCAGAGTAAATCAGTTAATCAGAAACAAACCTCCCTGGAACAGAAAAAGATTGAAAAGCTTCAGTCTAAATTAAGAGATCGTGAGGAGGCGATAGCCTTTCTGCTTAAAGAAAACATCGAAATAAAAAAAAGTATAGATGGGGAGATATGA
- the argF gene encoding ornithine carbamoyltransferase, whose product MAINMKGKDLISIADLTLEEIYEIFDVSKSLKEKLYSGEPHRLLEGKTLGMIFTKRSTRTRVSFEVGIYQLGGIGMYFGPNDLQLGTSESVADTARVLSRYLSGIMIRTFAHEDVIELAKYASIPVINGLTDLLHPCQVLTDLFTILEKKRKLQGLKLAYIGDGNNMAHSLLNGCSKVGMNIAIASPSGYKPNKEIVDNAKKSAKYMGSKIEILEDPVAAVKNADIVYTDVWASMGQESEAAERRKKFMKYQVNPKLIKHAKEDYLFMHCLPAHRGDEVVNEVADSPNSVIFDEAENRLHVQKAIMILIM is encoded by the coding sequence ATGGCAATTAATATGAAGGGCAAAGATCTAATCTCTATTGCTGATCTAACCCTTGAAGAAATTTATGAAATTTTTGATGTGAGCAAATCATTAAAAGAAAAACTGTATTCCGGAGAGCCGCATCGCTTGCTGGAAGGAAAAACTCTTGGAATGATTTTTACAAAGCGCTCAACAAGAACAAGGGTTTCTTTCGAAGTAGGTATTTATCAACTCGGCGGGATCGGGATGTACTTTGGACCAAATGATCTTCAGCTTGGAACAAGTGAAAGCGTTGCAGATACCGCCCGCGTTTTGTCAAGATATTTAAGCGGAATTATGATCCGTACTTTTGCACATGAAGATGTTATAGAATTGGCAAAGTATGCAAGCATTCCAGTTATTAATGGCTTAACAGATCTTCTTCATCCATGTCAGGTTCTAACTGATTTATTTACTATTTTAGAAAAGAAACGCAAACTGCAGGGATTAAAACTCGCCTATATTGGTGATGGTAACAATATGGCTCACAGTCTGTTAAATGGCTGTTCAAAGGTAGGAATGAATATAGCAATTGCTTCTCCTTCCGGTTACAAACCAAATAAAGAAATTGTTGATAATGCTAAAAAGTCTGCCAAATATATGGGCAGTAAAATCGAAATTCTAGAAGATCCTGTTGCAGCAGTTAAAAATGCTGATATTGTTTATACAGATGTTTGGGCAAGTATGGGCCAGGAATCTGAAGCTGCTGAACGCAGAAAGAAATTTATGAAATATCAGGTAAATCCAAAGTTGATTAAACACGCTAAAGAAGATTATTTATTTATGCACTGTTTACCGGCGCATCGTGGCGATGAAGTAGTAAACGAGGTTGCTGATTCACCAAATTCTGTAATTTTTGACGAAGCAGAAAACAGATTGCACGTGCAGAAGGCGATAATGATTTTAATTATGTAA
- a CDS encoding PAS domain S-box protein produces MKNDKTFSSENSNRKLENINLQDHLIIADELPVLLCRFRKDGTIFFVNYAYSKFFHSTKENIYGSKFFIDTPELEKSVSIESPTNDLKKQYSLRLENGSVFWIEWTINKINEKSTNDFEYQAIGLDISEHKLLEEQLTKISTAVEQSKSTVIITDINGIIEYINPRFTEVTGYTAEEVIGKSTQILKSGKIDENIYQQLWETISSGREWQGELLNKKKNGDLFWELVSISPVKNSEDQITHYLAVKEEISGFKNSETLEKALYQISRAVIDNENLDDLYKSIHRSLGDILPVENLFIAIYDKESNLLSFPYMVDEFDEPYETAPPGKGLTEYVLRNGNPLHVDQKIFKELVDAGEVDLYGTDSLDWIGVPLKIGDNTIGVIVVQSYNEAIRLGTRDLNVLIYVSDQIALAIERTRTHNLLKSSEERYHLLFDKAADIIIILDPHGKVLELNHLFEVETGYTRSELIGQNIFSSQVLTTKSAVSSAFYITKIIQGKDVPIFETDLIKKDGSIFTYELRAAPIREKDSLIGIQAILRNITERKRTEAKLLQSEKYLSNLMSNLPGMAYIRKYNSDWIMEFVSQGSIELTGFLPDELIQNKVATYAELIHPEDKENVFISVREAVRNKEPYQIVYRIRTKNAGEKWVWEKGAAQFSRKGKIEALEGFITDITSRIQTESALKESEELYRKLIATLPDIIAITNLKGEIVFLNEIGIKISGYSSFEEIRQKSFLMFVAQKDKERAFLSFKKIFIQNTGPEEYTFENINGKQALFEIQKEVLKSIDGSPYGLIFSCRNITSRKEAETELAQSEEKYRTLIDSIQDGVFLIVDGRVSFVNRAFQKMVGYINDEIVGEPFTKFVAPEDLELVKRNYKLRQEGKITPASYEWRMLHKNGSRVFVNMSARVINYQNKKATIGTLKDITLQKELEHTLLNQKNLFKGIAEAANILLTERDFDIAIKNTLKSLGESSDIDRVYIFENDFDEEKSKYLMSQKFEWTNGNFSSELNNPDLQNLSYFPMFEEWYPTLKTGGTINSLIKDLKPELRDLLSIQKIKSILIVPIMVKKEFWGFIGFDYCKSERVWSESEISTLQTTAANLGAVIEREITKKELIEAKETAEEMSKLKSNFLANMSHELRTPLIAILGYTEILKTEIDHQEWNEMISTIMSSGKRLLETLNLILDLSKVEADKVQVNYNELNIAEETSDIINLFIPAAQKKNLYIKSKIESDIVLARLDKRLFHSIISNLINNAVKYTDKGGITIELNVINSNGSTYAMINIIDTGIGIAKEDQETIFEEFRQVSEGYNRYFEGAGLGLTIAKKFTEKMRGSITLQSEQGKGSTFTVVFPVEESSSNNKTNNHLPDENDLPQKIGRNKKVLVIDDDFSSRKIVELFLRGEVEIESASTDKEGMELMNKNEYSLVLLDISLGKGASGIDVLRIIRENPKFKQIPIIAVTAHAMVGDREKFINSGFNDYLSKPFAKKDLINKVRNYISNSEVNQISN; encoded by the coding sequence TTGAAAAACGACAAAACCTTTTCGAGTGAAAACTCAAACAGAAAATTGGAAAACATAAATCTTCAGGATCATCTGATAATTGCAGATGAACTTCCCGTTTTACTATGTCGTTTCAGAAAAGACGGCACAATCTTTTTTGTTAATTATGCCTATTCAAAATTCTTTCATTCCACAAAGGAAAACATTTATGGCTCTAAGTTTTTTATAGATACTCCGGAACTTGAAAAATCTGTTTCAATTGAATCGCCAACCAACGATTTAAAAAAACAATATTCGCTAAGACTTGAAAATGGTTCGGTCTTCTGGATTGAATGGACAATAAATAAGATCAATGAAAAATCAACAAATGATTTTGAATATCAGGCAATTGGTTTAGATATTTCTGAACATAAACTTTTAGAAGAACAATTAACTAAAATATCAACTGCTGTTGAGCAGAGTAAATCAACTGTTATTATTACAGATATCAATGGAATTATTGAATACATTAATCCGCGATTTACAGAGGTAACAGGCTACACTGCCGAAGAAGTAATCGGGAAAAGCACTCAAATACTTAAGTCGGGTAAAATTGATGAGAATATTTATCAGCAATTATGGGAAACAATTTCCAGCGGCAGAGAGTGGCAGGGAGAATTACTGAATAAAAAAAAGAATGGGGATCTGTTCTGGGAATTAGTTTCAATTTCACCTGTTAAAAATTCCGAAGATCAGATAACACACTATCTTGCTGTAAAAGAAGAAATCAGCGGATTCAAAAACTCTGAAACTCTTGAAAAAGCACTCTATCAAATATCAAGAGCGGTTATTGATAATGAAAATCTTGATGATCTTTATAAATCAATACATAGATCACTTGGCGATATTTTACCTGTCGAAAACCTGTTCATTGCAATCTATGATAAAGAAAGCAATCTGTTAAGCTTTCCTTATATGGTTGATGAATTTGATGAGCCTTATGAAACTGCTCCGCCCGGAAAAGGCTTAACCGAATATGTATTAAGAAATGGAAACCCGCTACACGTTGATCAAAAAATATTTAAAGAACTTGTTGATGCCGGTGAAGTTGATCTTTATGGTACTGACTCGCTTGATTGGATTGGCGTACCGCTAAAGATTGGTGATAATACAATAGGAGTAATTGTTGTCCAGTCATACAACGAAGCGATAAGACTTGGTACCCGAGATCTAAATGTTTTGATCTATGTATCCGACCAAATTGCGCTTGCTATTGAAAGAACCAGAACCCATAATCTATTAAAAAGCAGCGAAGAGCGATATCATTTACTTTTTGATAAAGCTGCTGATATTATAATTATTCTGGACCCGCATGGCAAAGTGCTGGAGCTGAATCATTTATTTGAAGTAGAAACTGGTTATACCAGATCAGAATTAATCGGACAAAACATATTTTCTTCACAAGTGCTGACTACTAAATCGGCTGTTTCATCTGCATTTTATATTACAAAGATAATTCAGGGGAAAGATGTACCGATATTTGAAACTGATCTTATAAAAAAAGATGGAAGTATATTCACTTATGAATTAAGAGCAGCTCCTATCCGGGAAAAAGATTCACTGATAGGAATCCAGGCAATTTTAAGAAACATTACTGAAAGAAAAAGAACCGAAGCAAAGCTTCTTCAAAGTGAAAAGTACTTATCTAATCTGATGTCAAACTTGCCGGGAATGGCATATATACGCAAGTACAATTCTGATTGGATTATGGAGTTTGTCAGCCAGGGGTCTATTGAGCTTACCGGATTTTTACCTGATGAACTGATTCAAAATAAAGTTGCTACCTATGCTGAACTTATTCATCCTGAAGATAAAGAAAATGTTTTTATTTCAGTCAGAGAAGCAGTTAGAAATAAAGAACCGTATCAGATTGTCTACAGAATCAGAACAAAAAATGCCGGAGAAAAATGGGTTTGGGAAAAAGGTGCCGCCCAGTTTTCACGCAAAGGCAAGATAGAAGCTCTGGAAGGATTTATCACCGACATTACCAGCAGAATACAAACTGAATCTGCATTAAAGGAAAGTGAAGAACTTTATAGAAAATTAATTGCTACTCTTCCTGATATAATTGCAATAACCAACCTTAAAGGTGAGATAGTATTTCTTAATGAAATAGGAATAAAGATTTCAGGCTATTCAAGTTTTGAAGAGATAAGACAAAAAAGTTTTTTGATGTTTGTTGCTCAAAAGGATAAAGAGCGGGCATTCTTAAGCTTTAAAAAGATTTTCATTCAAAATACCGGTCCGGAAGAATATACTTTTGAAAATATTAACGGCAAACAGGCTCTGTTTGAGATACAAAAAGAAGTTTTGAAATCAATCGACGGATCTCCTTATGGATTGATTTTTTCCTGCCGTAATATAACAAGCAGAAAAGAAGCTGAAACCGAGCTTGCTCAGTCCGAAGAAAAATACCGGACACTAATAGACAGCATTCAGGATGGCGTGTTTCTGATAGTTGATGGAAGGGTTTCTTTTGTAAATCGTGCTTTTCAAAAAATGGTTGGATACATCAATGATGAGATTGTAGGAGAGCCATTTACTAAGTTTGTTGCACCTGAAGATCTTGAACTTGTAAAAAGAAATTATAAGTTAAGACAAGAAGGTAAAATTACACCTGCATCTTATGAGTGGCGGATGCTGCATAAAAACGGCAGCAGAGTATTTGTTAATATGAGCGCCAGAGTAATTAACTATCAGAATAAGAAAGCTACAATTGGTACTCTTAAAGATATTACCTTACAAAAAGAACTTGAGCACACACTTCTTAATCAGAAAAATCTCTTTAAAGGTATTGCGGAAGCTGCAAACATACTTTTAACTGAAAGAGATTTTGATATTGCTATCAAGAATACACTGAAATCTTTAGGTGAATCATCAGATATTGACAGAGTTTATATTTTCGAAAATGATTTTGATGAAGAAAAATCCAAGTATTTAATGAGTCAAAAATTTGAATGGACAAATGGTAACTTCAGTTCAGAATTAAATAATCCTGATCTGCAAAACCTAAGTTATTTCCCAATGTTTGAAGAGTGGTATCCGACTTTAAAAACCGGCGGTACAATAAACAGTCTTATAAAAGACCTTAAACCGGAATTGCGTGATTTATTGTCAATTCAAAAAATCAAATCTATTTTGATTGTTCCGATCATGGTTAAAAAAGAGTTTTGGGGTTTTATCGGCTTTGACTATTGTAAATCAGAAAGAGTCTGGAGTGAAAGTGAAATCTCCACACTTCAGACGACCGCAGCAAATTTAGGTGCTGTTATAGAGCGTGAGATTACTAAAAAAGAACTGATTGAGGCTAAAGAAACTGCTGAAGAAATGAGCAAGTTAAAATCCAACTTTCTTGCTAATATGAGCCACGAATTAAGAACACCGCTTATTGCAATTCTTGGTTATACCGAAATTCTTAAAACAGAGATTGACCACCAGGAGTGGAATGAAATGATCTCTACAATTATGAGCAGCGGTAAAAGACTTCTTGAAACACTAAATCTTATTCTTGATCTTTCAAAAGTAGAGGCTGATAAAGTTCAGGTTAATTATAATGAGTTGAATATTGCAGAAGAGACCAGTGATATTATAAACTTATTCATTCCAGCTGCTCAGAAGAAAAATCTTTATATTAAATCGAAAATCGAGTCCGATATAGTGCTGGCAAGATTGGATAAGAGACTGTTTCATTCAATTATTTCTAATCTAATTAATAACGCTGTTAAATACACTGATAAGGGCGGGATTACAATTGAACTTAATGTTATCAATAGTAATGGAAGCACCTATGCTATGATAAACATTATTGATACAGGAATCGGAATAGCAAAAGAAGATCAGGAAACAATTTTTGAAGAGTTCAGACAGGTTAGTGAAGGTTATAACAGATATTTTGAAGGTGCTGGTCTTGGTTTAACTATAGCGAAAAAGTTTACTGAGAAAATGCGAGGCAGCATTACTTTGCAAAGCGAACAAGGGAAAGGCTCAACATTTACAGTTGTGTTTCCGGTTGAAGAATCATCTTCAAATAACAAGACAAATAACCATCTGCCAGATGAAAACGATCTTCCACAAAAAATCGGCAGGAACAAGAAAGTGCTGGTAATTGATGATGATTTTTCTTCAAGAAAAATTGTTGAACTGTTTTTAAGAGGAGAGGTTGAAATAGAGTCAGCTTCAACTGATAAAGAAGGCATGGAGTTGATGAACAAAAATGAATACTCATTAGTTCTGTTGGATATCAGTCTTGGTAAAGGTGCAAGCGGTATTGATGTGCTCAGAATAATCAGAGAAAACCCTAAGTTTAAACAAATACCAATTATTGCAGTTACAGCACATGCAATGGTTGGTGACAGAGAGAAGTTCATTAATTCAGGATTTAATGATTATCTGTCAAAGCCATTTGCTAAAAAAGATCTTATTAATAAAGTAAGAAACTATATCAGTAATTCAGAAGTAAATCAGATTTCCAATTAA
- the aat gene encoding leucyl/phenylalanyl-tRNA--protein transferase, which yields MSGPVNKFSDEFLKPNNMIRLYATGAFPMADEKTGAIEWYLPEIRCIIPLDSFNVPRSAKKEIEKQKFEIKFDSDPLSVIRGCADREHTWISEKLIEAYIRLIKRGHLHSVETWQNNELVGGLYGITFRGAFLGESMFSKVSQASKAALLKLIYHLRENDFVLLDVQYMTEHLKMFGAVEISLEDYRARLLEAYQRPCMF from the coding sequence ATGAGCGGTCCTGTTAACAAATTTTCTGATGAATTTCTTAAACCTAATAATATGATTAGGTTATATGCTACCGGTGCATTTCCAATGGCAGATGAAAAAACAGGTGCTATCGAATGGTATTTGCCTGAAATAAGGTGCATAATTCCTTTAGATAGTTTTAATGTTCCCCGCTCTGCAAAGAAAGAAATTGAAAAACAAAAATTTGAAATAAAATTTGATTCGGATCCACTTTCGGTTATAAGAGGATGTGCAGACCGTGAACATACCTGGATTTCAGAAAAACTAATTGAGGCTTATATAAGATTGATAAAACGCGGTCATCTGCATTCAGTTGAAACCTGGCAAAACAATGAATTGGTCGGAGGTTTGTATGGTATTACGTTTCGCGGAGCTTTTTTAGGTGAGTCAATGTTTTCAAAAGTATCTCAGGCTTCAAAAGCTGCGCTTCTAAAACTTATTTATCATTTAAGGGAGAATGATTTTGTTCTGCTTGATGTTCAATATATGACTGAACACTTAAAGATGTTTGGCGCTGTTGAGATATCTCTCGAAGATTATCGTGCTAGATTATTGGAAGCATATCAGCGTCCCTGCATGTTTTAA
- a CDS encoding matrixin family metalloprotease, giving the protein MKYSIQILLIIIVLLSSVGYSQYGYCNDGQGNDNNPCGLPEGNYQISNHKWYKSELKYFYVNGTNDIESDLEKQAFEAAFDKWAEAVPFDFVEVLSQNEADIKIVYLAYSDFSELMGHETSAYALAFQPENDCRGLLALNDGMRFSLEMNPSVTLQKEMEFYNFV; this is encoded by the coding sequence ATGAAATATTCTATACAAATTCTGCTAATCATTATTGTGCTACTTTCGTCAGTTGGATATTCACAATATGGTTATTGTAATGATGGACAAGGAAATGATAATAATCCTTGCGGCCTTCCGGAAGGGAATTATCAGATTAGCAATCATAAATGGTATAAGTCAGAATTAAAATATTTTTACGTAAATGGAACTAATGATATTGAGAGTGATTTGGAAAAACAAGCTTTTGAGGCTGCATTTGATAAATGGGCGGAAGCTGTTCCATTTGATTTTGTAGAAGTATTAAGCCAGAATGAAGCGGATATTAAAATTGTTTATTTGGCTTATTCGGATTTTTCCGAATTAATGGGACATGAAACAAGTGCATATGCCCTAGCTTTTCAACCTGAAAATGACTGTAGAGGATTGTTAGCGCTAAATGATGGGATGAGATTTTCTTTGGAAATGAATCCTTCTGTAACGCTTCAGAAGGAAATGGAATTTTATAATTTTGTGTAA
- the arcC gene encoding carbamate kinase has protein sequence MKKTAVVALGGNALLRGDEIGTIQQQEKNTYNTCINLINLIREDYNIVITHGNGPQVGNIMLRNEAGYNSYKIPKMPLDICVADSQGGIGYMIERQMINILREHKIKKNVITVVTQVLVDQDDPAFSNPTKPVGAFYLKEEAELLARANNFVFKEDPRKRGWRRVVPSPKPIDVLNRKVIKSLVDKGNIVIASGGGGVPVYLGKDKKLYGVEAVIDKDYASALLAEEIGAEAFYILTDVSKVYLKFHKPDQQALDIVTADEAQRYYDNGEFPDGSMGPKILAAIHFVKNGGKETVITDSTMLGNHNCGTRVVNSK, from the coding sequence ATGAAAAAAACTGCTGTTGTTGCTCTTGGAGGAAACGCACTTCTCAGGGGAGATGAAATTGGCACTATCCAGCAACAGGAAAAAAACACTTATAACACTTGCATAAATCTAATTAATCTTATCAGGGAAGATTATAATATTGTAATTACTCACGGTAACGGACCGCAGGTCGGTAATATCATGCTTCGCAATGAAGCAGGTTATAACAGTTATAAAATACCCAAAATGCCACTTGATATTTGTGTAGCCGATTCACAAGGCGGAATTGGCTATATGATTGAAAGACAGATGATTAATATCTTACGTGAACACAAAATCAAAAAAAATGTTATTACGGTAGTAACACAGGTTTTGGTTGACCAAGATGATCCTGCTTTTTCAAATCCAACAAAGCCGGTAGGTGCATTTTATCTGAAAGAAGAAGCTGAACTTTTAGCAAGGGCAAACAATTTTGTTTTTAAGGAAGACCCAAGGAAACGCGGATGGAGAAGAGTTGTTCCTTCACCTAAACCAATTGATGTACTGAACAGAAAAGTTATTAAAAGCCTTGTTGATAAAGGTAATATTGTTATTGCTTCCGGAGGAGGCGGTGTTCCTGTTTATCTTGGAAAAGATAAAAAACTTTACGGTGTCGAGGCTGTAATTGATAAAGACTATGCATCAGCACTGCTTGCAGAAGAAATTGGTGCAGAAGCTTTTTATATCCTTACAGATGTTTCGAAAGTTTATTTAAAATTTCATAAACCAGATCAGCAGGCTCTTGATATCGTTACCGCTGATGAAGCACAGAGATATTATGATAATGGGGAATTTCCTGATGGAAGTATGGGACCGAAAATCCTTGCCGCAATTCATTTTGTTAAGAATGGCGGAAAAGAGACAGTCATTACCGACTCTACTATGCTTGGAAACCATAATTGCGGAACGCGGGTTGTAAACAGCAAATAG
- a CDS encoding Xaa-Pro peptidase family protein — protein MSVEIIKEKVSQAVDILKEKNIDMWVTFVRETKVSKDPIMDMIVGDHSTWQSAFIINKDGDTTAIVGDMELENFVKSGVYKNIIGYLKSFKDPFIEYVKKKNPQTIAINYSVNSVLADGLTHGMYTLLTEYLKGTGYENKIVSSEEIISALRGRKSDKELTIMQEAVDETLKIFDAVTNYIKPGLSEKDIADYVLKITKGKGFGLAWDEETCPAVFTGPNPSNPHSGPTDRKIEKGHLINMDFGIKYKGYCSDLQRTWYVLKDDETKAPAAVQKGFDIIRDAIQKVADAIKPGVIGVEMDDIARNYITENGYPEYPHGLGHQVGKEVHDGGAGLFPRWEKYGNTPFLKLEEHQVFTIEPRLPVEGYGVSTLEEEVYLTKDGCKFISTPQKELILIKA, from the coding sequence ATGTCCGTTGAAATAATTAAGGAAAAAGTTTCTCAAGCCGTTGATATTTTAAAAGAAAAAAATATTGATATGTGGGTTACATTTGTGCGTGAAACAAAAGTTAGTAAAGATCCGATTATGGATATGATTGTCGGTGACCACTCTACCTGGCAATCTGCATTTATAATTAACAAAGACGGTGATACAACCGCAATTGTTGGAGATATGGAACTTGAGAACTTTGTTAAATCTGGTGTTTACAAAAATATTATCGGATATCTTAAATCATTTAAAGATCCATTTATAGAATATGTAAAGAAAAAAAATCCGCAGACTATTGCAATAAATTATTCTGTTAACTCAGTTCTTGCTGATGGACTTACTCACGGAATGTACACTTTACTAACGGAGTATCTTAAAGGCACCGGATATGAAAATAAGATAGTAAGCTCAGAAGAAATAATATCAGCCTTGCGCGGCAGAAAATCTGATAAAGAATTAACTATAATGCAGGAAGCTGTTGATGAAACATTGAAGATATTTGATGCTGTTACTAATTACATAAAACCCGGACTTAGTGAAAAGGATATAGCTGATTATGTATTAAAGATAACAAAAGGAAAGGGATTTGGTTTAGCCTGGGATGAAGAAACCTGCCCCGCAGTGTTTACCGGACCAAATCCGTCAAATCCGCATTCAGGACCAACAGACAGGAAAATTGAAAAAGGTCATTTGATCAATATGGACTTTGGAATTAAGTATAAAGGTTATTGTTCCGATCTTCAGAGAACGTGGTATGTTCTGAAGGATGACGAAACAAAAGCTCCTGCTGCGGTGCAAAAAGGATTTGATATTATTCGTGATGCAATACAAAAAGTTGCAGATGCAATAAAACCAGGCGTTATCGGAGTTGAAATGGATGACATTGCAAGAAACTATATTACAGAAAATGGTTATCCGGAATATCCGCACGGACTTGGTCATCAGGTTGGAAAAGAAGTGCACGATGGCGGCGCGGGATTATTTCCCCGCTGGGAAAAGTACGGCAACACTCCATTTTTAAAACTCGAAGAGCACCAGGTTTTTACAATTGAACCAAGATTGCCTGTTGAAGGTTATGGGGTTTCTACACTTGAAGAAGAAGTTTATCTTACAAAAGATGGATGCAAGTTTATTTCCACACCACAGAAAGAATTGATACTAATTAAAGCATAA